A window of the Schistocerca nitens isolate TAMUIC-IGC-003100 chromosome 5, iqSchNite1.1, whole genome shotgun sequence genome harbors these coding sequences:
- the LOC126259364 gene encoding ELL-associated factor 2-like, with product MPPGKQNARMSRANGAGEDNRTIAEKLALGSEVKELKMGRSFMNDKSVSFHTLRYDFKPASVDVSKDAAVAIEENQKVTVTVPHVDGAGTPHTVYKGSYRPYQKECVLIIDRKTGKVTLEKLSSNLQLKKTRSETEGFNKRSSLLRAQQMASSLSTVIPRHSPLHPSPSHHSRSPTQTSNQAASAASSLPLIGLDEITDTVSPPAPLSSQQENMGQQSSLPSLSESSSSDSSPDQSDSETETKPSSGHQSFPSGGGNSTNGQFSGFSKILNEDLQLSESGSDD from the coding sequence ATGCCACCAGGAAAGCAAAATGCCCGGATGTCTCGTGCCAACGGCGCAGGCGAAGATAATCGAACGATTGCTGAGAAGTTAGCTTTAGGATCTGAAGTGAAAGAATTAAAAATGGGCCGCAGTTTCATGAATGATAAATCTGTATCATTCCATACTTTGCGGTATGACTTCAAGCCAGCTAGTGTCGACGTTTCAAAAGACGCAGCTGTTGCGATTGAAGAAAATCAGAAAGTGACCGTAACAGTGCCCCATGTAGATGGTGCAGGCACTCCCCATACTGTATATAAAGGCTCATACCGCCCTTACCAGAAAGAATGTGTTCTGATAATTGATAGAAAAACCGGAAAAGTGACACTGGAGAAACTGAGCAGTAATTTACAATTGAAGAAAACTCGCTCAGAGACAGAAGGTTTTAACAAGAGAAGCAGCTTGTTGCGTGCACAGCAGATGGCTTCATCACTATCAACAGTTATACCACGTCATTCACCATTGCATCCATCGCCATCACATCATTCACGTAGTCCAACCCAGACTTCAAATCAAGCAGCATCAGCAGCAAGCAGTTTACCACTTATTGGTCTGGATGAAATTACTGATACAGTCTCCCCACCAGCACCTTTATCTTCTCAGCAAGAAAACATGGGCCAACAGTCATCGCTCCCCTCACTTTCAGAGTCATCATCAAGTGACAGTTCTCCAGATCAGTCAGACAGTGAAACGGAGACTAAGCCTTCGAGTGGTCATCAATCTTTTCCTAGTGGTGGTGGTAATAGTACCAATGGACAATTTTCAGGGTTCTCCAAGATTCTGAATGAGGATTTGCAGCTGTCAGAATCCGGTtcagatgactaa